The following proteins come from a genomic window of Campylobacter coli 76339:
- a CDS encoding Acetolactate synthase small subunit, which translates to MRRVLSVIVLNEHGVLSRIVGLFSGRGYNIDSLTVAPLPGGEFSRINIVTFGDERVFEQIVKQLHKLIPTYKVIERDEFIEKEMALVKIPLNENLGGLDAVLKAYNGTIANSNENFLFLLVADDTNRIENFLKTIKKYNPSDIVRSGSVLMELK; encoded by the coding sequence ATGAGACGTGTTTTATCGGTTATAGTTTTAAATGAACATGGTGTGCTTTCTCGTATTGTAGGACTTTTTTCGGGTAGAGGCTATAATATCGATAGCTTGACCGTTGCCCCTTTGCCAGGTGGAGAATTTTCTCGTATTAATATAGTAACTTTTGGGGATGAGCGTGTTTTTGAACAAATAGTAAAGCAGTTGCACAAACTCATACCTACTTATAAAGTAATAGAAAGAGATGAATTTATAGAAAAAGAAATGGCACTTGTAAAAATTCCACTTAATGAAAATTTGGGTGGACTTGATGCCGTTTTGAAAGCTTATAATGGTACTATTGCAAACAGTAATGAAAATTTTCTTTTCTTACTTGTAGCTGATGATACAAATCGCATAGAGAATTTTCTAAAAACAATTAAAAAATACAATCCTAGCGATATCGTTCGTAGCGGATCGGTTTTAATGGAGCTTAAATGA